A region from the Eulemur rufifrons isolate Redbay chromosome 21, OSU_ERuf_1, whole genome shotgun sequence genome encodes:
- the CAMKK2 gene encoding calcium/calmodulin-dependent protein kinase kinase 2 isoform X7, whose amino-acid sequence MSSCVSSQPSSDRATPQDELGGRGGSSEGQKPCEALQGLSSLSIRLGMESFIVVTECEPGCAVDLSLARDRPLEADGPQVSLDASRSQARPHLCGRKLSLQERSQGRLAAGGSVDMNGRCIHPSLPYSPVGSPQSSPRLPRRPTVESHHVSITGMQDCVQLNQYTLKDEIGKGSYGVVKLAYNENDNTYYAMKVLSKKKLIRQAGFPRRPPPRGTRPAPGGCIQPRGPIEQVYQEIAILKKLDHPNVVKLVEVLDDPNEDHLYMVFELVNQGPVMEVPTLKPLSEDQARFYFQDLIKGIEYLHYQKIIHRDIKPSNLLVGEDGHIKIADFGVSNEFKGSDALLSNTVGTPAFMAPESLSETRKIFSGKALDVWAMGVTLYCFVFGQCPFMDERIMCLHSKIKSQALEFPDQPDIAEDLKDLITRMLDKNPESRIVVPEIKILVKTMIRKRSFGNPFEGSRREERSLSAPGNLLTKQGSEDSLRGTDPPPVGEEEVLS is encoded by the exons ATGTCATCATGTGTCTCTAGCCAGCCCAGCAGCGACCGGGCCACTCCCCAGGATgagctggggggcaggggcggCAGCAGCGAAGGCCAGAAGCCCTGTGAGGCCTTGCAGGGCCTCTCATCCCTGAGCATCCGCCTGGGCATGGAGTCCTTCATCGTGGTCACCGAGTGTGAGCCGGGCTGTGCTGTGGACCTCAGCCTGGCCCGGGACCGGCCCCTGGAGGCTGATGGCCCACAGGTCTCCCTCGATGCCTCCAGGTCCCAGGCCCGGCCCCACCTCTGCGGTCGCAAGCTCTCCCTGCAGGAGCGGTCCCAGGGCAGGCTGGCGGCCGGCGGCAGCGTGGATATGAATGGACGCTGCATCCACCCGTCCCTGCCCTACTCACCCGTGGGCTCCCCACAGTCCTCGCCGCGGCTGCCCCGGCGGCCCACGGTGGAGTCTCACCACGTCTCCATCACGGGTATGCAG GACTGTGTGCAGCTGAATCAGTATACACTGAAGGATGAAATTGGAAAG GGCTCTTATGGCGTGGTCAAATTGGCCTACAATGAAAATGACAACACCTACTAT GCGATGAAGGTGCTGTCTAAAAAGAAGCTGATCCGACAGGCCGGCTTTCCAC GTCGCCCCCCACCCCGAGGCACCCGGCCAGCCCCTGGGGGCTGCATCCAGCCCAGGGGCCCCATTGAGCAGGTGTACCAGGAAATCGCCATCCTCAAGAAGCTGGACCACCCCAACGTGGTGAAGCtggtggag GTGCTGGACGACCCCAATGAGGACCATCTGTACATGG TGTTTGAACTGGTCAACCAAGG GCCTGTGATGGAAGTGCCCACCCTCAAACCGCTCTCCGAAGACCAGGCCCGTTTCTACTTTCAGGATCTGATCAAAGGCATCGAGTACT TACACTACCAGAAGATCATCCACCGGGACATCAAACCTTCCAACCTCCTGGTCGGAGAGGACGGGCACATTAAGATCGCGGACTTCGGTGTGAGCAATGAGTTCAAGGGCAGCGACGCCCTCCTCTCTAACACCGTGGGCACGCCTGCCTTCATGGCGCCCGAGTCACTCTCGGAGACCCGCAAGATCTTCTCGGGGAAG GCCTTGGATGTTTGGGCCATGGGCGTGACACTGTACTGCTTTGTCTTTGGCCAG TGCCCGTTCATGGATGAGCGCATCATGTGTTTGCACAGTAAGATCAAGAGTCAGGCGCTGGAATTCCCAGACCA gcccgaCATAGCTGAGGACTTGAAGGACCTGATCACCCGTATGTTGGACAAGAACCCCGAGTCAAGGATCGTGGTGCCAGAAATCAAG ATCCTGGTGAAGACCATGATACGCAAGCGCTCCTTCGGGAACCCATTCGAAGGCAGCCGGCGAGAGGAGCGCTCGCTGTCAGCGCCTGGAAACCTGCTCAC
- the CAMKK2 gene encoding calcium/calmodulin-dependent protein kinase kinase 2 isoform X6, which translates to MSSCVSSQPSSDRATPQDELGGRGGSSEGQKPCEALQGLSSLSIRLGMESFIVVTECEPGCAVDLSLARDRPLEADGPQVSLDASRSQARPHLCGRKLSLQERSQGRLAAGGSVDMNGRCIHPSLPYSPVGSPQSSPRLPRRPTVESHHVSITGMQDCVQLNQYTLKDEIGKGSYGVVKLAYNENDNTYYAMKVLSKKKLIRQAGFPRRPPPRGTRPAPGGCIQPRGPIEQVYQEIAILKKLDHPNVVKLVEVLDDPNEDHLYMVFELVNQGPVMEVPTLKPLSEDQARFYFQDLIKGIEYLHYQKIIHRDIKPSNLLVGEDGHIKIADFGVSNEFKGSDALLSNTVGTPAFMAPESLSETRKIFSGKALDVWAMGVTLYCFVFGQCPFMDERIMCLHSKIKSQALEFPDQPDIAEDLKDLITRMLDKNPESRIVVPEIKLHPWVTRHGAEPLPSEDENCTLVEVTEEEVENSVKHIPSLATVILVKTMIRKRSFGNPFEGSRREERSLSAPGNLLTKQGSEDSLRGTDPPPVGEEEVLS; encoded by the exons ATGTCATCATGTGTCTCTAGCCAGCCCAGCAGCGACCGGGCCACTCCCCAGGATgagctggggggcaggggcggCAGCAGCGAAGGCCAGAAGCCCTGTGAGGCCTTGCAGGGCCTCTCATCCCTGAGCATCCGCCTGGGCATGGAGTCCTTCATCGTGGTCACCGAGTGTGAGCCGGGCTGTGCTGTGGACCTCAGCCTGGCCCGGGACCGGCCCCTGGAGGCTGATGGCCCACAGGTCTCCCTCGATGCCTCCAGGTCCCAGGCCCGGCCCCACCTCTGCGGTCGCAAGCTCTCCCTGCAGGAGCGGTCCCAGGGCAGGCTGGCGGCCGGCGGCAGCGTGGATATGAATGGACGCTGCATCCACCCGTCCCTGCCCTACTCACCCGTGGGCTCCCCACAGTCCTCGCCGCGGCTGCCCCGGCGGCCCACGGTGGAGTCTCACCACGTCTCCATCACGGGTATGCAG GACTGTGTGCAGCTGAATCAGTATACACTGAAGGATGAAATTGGAAAG GGCTCTTATGGCGTGGTCAAATTGGCCTACAATGAAAATGACAACACCTACTAT GCGATGAAGGTGCTGTCTAAAAAGAAGCTGATCCGACAGGCCGGCTTTCCAC GTCGCCCCCCACCCCGAGGCACCCGGCCAGCCCCTGGGGGCTGCATCCAGCCCAGGGGCCCCATTGAGCAGGTGTACCAGGAAATCGCCATCCTCAAGAAGCTGGACCACCCCAACGTGGTGAAGCtggtggag GTGCTGGACGACCCCAATGAGGACCATCTGTACATGG TGTTTGAACTGGTCAACCAAGG GCCTGTGATGGAAGTGCCCACCCTCAAACCGCTCTCCGAAGACCAGGCCCGTTTCTACTTTCAGGATCTGATCAAAGGCATCGAGTACT TACACTACCAGAAGATCATCCACCGGGACATCAAACCTTCCAACCTCCTGGTCGGAGAGGACGGGCACATTAAGATCGCGGACTTCGGTGTGAGCAATGAGTTCAAGGGCAGCGACGCCCTCCTCTCTAACACCGTGGGCACGCCTGCCTTCATGGCGCCCGAGTCACTCTCGGAGACCCGCAAGATCTTCTCGGGGAAG GCCTTGGATGTTTGGGCCATGGGCGTGACACTGTACTGCTTTGTCTTTGGCCAG TGCCCGTTCATGGATGAGCGCATCATGTGTTTGCACAGTAAGATCAAGAGTCAGGCGCTGGAATTCCCAGACCA gcccgaCATAGCTGAGGACTTGAAGGACCTGATCACCCGTATGTTGGACAAGAACCCCGAGTCAAGGATCGTGGTGCCAGAAATCAAG CTGCACCCCTGGGTCACGAGGCACGGGGCGGAGCCGTTGCCATCGGAGGACGAGAACTGCACCCTGGTCGAGGTGACCGAAGAGGAGGTCGAGAACTCGGTCAAACACATTCCCAGCCTGGCGACCGTG ATCCTGGTGAAGACCATGATACGCAAGCGCTCCTTCGGGAACCCATTCGAAGGCAGCCGGCGAGAGGAGCGCTCGCTGTCAGCGCCTGGAAACCTGCTCAC
- the CAMKK2 gene encoding calcium/calmodulin-dependent protein kinase kinase 2 isoform X3, whose product MSSCVSSQPSSDRATPQDELGGRGGSSEGQKPCEALQGLSSLSIRLGMESFIVVTECEPGCAVDLSLARDRPLEADGPQVSLDASRSQARPHLCGRKLSLQERSQGRLAAGGSVDMNGRCIHPSLPYSPVGSPQSSPRLPRRPTVESHHVSITGMQDCVQLNQYTLKDEIGKGSYGVVKLAYNENDNTYYAMKVLSKKKLIRQAGFPRRPPPRGTRPAPGGCIQPRGPIEQVYQEIAILKKLDHPNVVKLVEVLDDPNEDHLYMVFELVNQGPVMEVPTLKPLSEDQARFYFQDLIKGIEYLHYQKIIHRDIKPSNLLVGEDGHIKIADFGVSNEFKGSDALLSNTVGTPAFMAPESLSETRKIFSGKALDVWAMGVTLYCFVFGQCPFMDERIMCLHSKIKSQALEFPDQPDIAEDLKDLITRMLDKNPESRIVVPEIKLHPWVTRHGAEPLPSEDENCTLVEVTEEEVENSVKHIPSLATVILVKTMIRKRSFGNPFEGSRREERSLSAPGNLLTKKPTRECEPLSEPKGFHSSPGLLECSGVIIAHCSLQLLGSSNHPASASQVAGTTSMCHHAQIIF is encoded by the exons ATGTCATCATGTGTCTCTAGCCAGCCCAGCAGCGACCGGGCCACTCCCCAGGATgagctggggggcaggggcggCAGCAGCGAAGGCCAGAAGCCCTGTGAGGCCTTGCAGGGCCTCTCATCCCTGAGCATCCGCCTGGGCATGGAGTCCTTCATCGTGGTCACCGAGTGTGAGCCGGGCTGTGCTGTGGACCTCAGCCTGGCCCGGGACCGGCCCCTGGAGGCTGATGGCCCACAGGTCTCCCTCGATGCCTCCAGGTCCCAGGCCCGGCCCCACCTCTGCGGTCGCAAGCTCTCCCTGCAGGAGCGGTCCCAGGGCAGGCTGGCGGCCGGCGGCAGCGTGGATATGAATGGACGCTGCATCCACCCGTCCCTGCCCTACTCACCCGTGGGCTCCCCACAGTCCTCGCCGCGGCTGCCCCGGCGGCCCACGGTGGAGTCTCACCACGTCTCCATCACGGGTATGCAG GACTGTGTGCAGCTGAATCAGTATACACTGAAGGATGAAATTGGAAAG GGCTCTTATGGCGTGGTCAAATTGGCCTACAATGAAAATGACAACACCTACTAT GCGATGAAGGTGCTGTCTAAAAAGAAGCTGATCCGACAGGCCGGCTTTCCAC GTCGCCCCCCACCCCGAGGCACCCGGCCAGCCCCTGGGGGCTGCATCCAGCCCAGGGGCCCCATTGAGCAGGTGTACCAGGAAATCGCCATCCTCAAGAAGCTGGACCACCCCAACGTGGTGAAGCtggtggag GTGCTGGACGACCCCAATGAGGACCATCTGTACATGG TGTTTGAACTGGTCAACCAAGG GCCTGTGATGGAAGTGCCCACCCTCAAACCGCTCTCCGAAGACCAGGCCCGTTTCTACTTTCAGGATCTGATCAAAGGCATCGAGTACT TACACTACCAGAAGATCATCCACCGGGACATCAAACCTTCCAACCTCCTGGTCGGAGAGGACGGGCACATTAAGATCGCGGACTTCGGTGTGAGCAATGAGTTCAAGGGCAGCGACGCCCTCCTCTCTAACACCGTGGGCACGCCTGCCTTCATGGCGCCCGAGTCACTCTCGGAGACCCGCAAGATCTTCTCGGGGAAG GCCTTGGATGTTTGGGCCATGGGCGTGACACTGTACTGCTTTGTCTTTGGCCAG TGCCCGTTCATGGATGAGCGCATCATGTGTTTGCACAGTAAGATCAAGAGTCAGGCGCTGGAATTCCCAGACCA gcccgaCATAGCTGAGGACTTGAAGGACCTGATCACCCGTATGTTGGACAAGAACCCCGAGTCAAGGATCGTGGTGCCAGAAATCAAG CTGCACCCCTGGGTCACGAGGCACGGGGCGGAGCCGTTGCCATCGGAGGACGAGAACTGCACCCTGGTCGAGGTGACCGAAGAGGAGGTCGAGAACTCGGTCAAACACATTCCCAGCCTGGCGACCGTG ATCCTGGTGAAGACCATGATACGCAAGCGCTCCTTCGGGAACCCATTCGAAGGCAGCCGGCGAGAGGAGCGCTCGCTGTCAGCGCCTGGAAACCTGCTCAC CAAAAAACCAACCAGGGAGTGTGAGCCCCTGTCTGAGCCCAAG GGTTTCCACTCTTCACCTGGGCtcttagagtgcagtggtgtcatcatagctcactgcagcctccaactcctgggctctagcaatcatcctgcctcagcctcccaagtagctgggactacaagcatgtgccaccacgcccagataattttttaa
- the CAMKK2 gene encoding calcium/calmodulin-dependent protein kinase kinase 2 isoform X2, which translates to MSSCVSSQPSSDRATPQDELGGRGGSSEGQKPCEALQGLSSLSIRLGMESFIVVTECEPGCAVDLSLARDRPLEADGPQVSLDASRSQARPHLCGRKLSLQERSQGRLAAGGSVDMNGRCIHPSLPYSPVGSPQSSPRLPRRPTVESHHVSITGMQDCVQLNQYTLKDEIGKGSYGVVKLAYNENDNTYYAMKVLSKKKLIRQAGFPRRPPPRGTRPAPGGCIQPRGPIEQVYQEIAILKKLDHPNVVKLVEVLDDPNEDHLYMVFELVNQGPVMEVPTLKPLSEDQARFYFQDLIKGIEYLHYQKIIHRDIKPSNLLVGEDGHIKIADFGVSNEFKGSDALLSNTVGTPAFMAPESLSETRKIFSGKALDVWAMGVTLYCFVFGQCPFMDERIMCLHSKIKSQALEFPDQPDIAEDLKDLITRMLDKNPESRIVVPEIKLHPWVTRHGAEPLPSEDENCTLVEVTEEEVENSVKHIPSLATVILVKTMIRKRSFGNPFEGSRREERSLSAPGNLLTKKPTRECEPLSEPKEARQRRQPSGHRPAPRGGGGSALLKGSPRMESWGAPAPSSPAGMHPPRPEEEAMEPE; encoded by the exons ATGTCATCATGTGTCTCTAGCCAGCCCAGCAGCGACCGGGCCACTCCCCAGGATgagctggggggcaggggcggCAGCAGCGAAGGCCAGAAGCCCTGTGAGGCCTTGCAGGGCCTCTCATCCCTGAGCATCCGCCTGGGCATGGAGTCCTTCATCGTGGTCACCGAGTGTGAGCCGGGCTGTGCTGTGGACCTCAGCCTGGCCCGGGACCGGCCCCTGGAGGCTGATGGCCCACAGGTCTCCCTCGATGCCTCCAGGTCCCAGGCCCGGCCCCACCTCTGCGGTCGCAAGCTCTCCCTGCAGGAGCGGTCCCAGGGCAGGCTGGCGGCCGGCGGCAGCGTGGATATGAATGGACGCTGCATCCACCCGTCCCTGCCCTACTCACCCGTGGGCTCCCCACAGTCCTCGCCGCGGCTGCCCCGGCGGCCCACGGTGGAGTCTCACCACGTCTCCATCACGGGTATGCAG GACTGTGTGCAGCTGAATCAGTATACACTGAAGGATGAAATTGGAAAG GGCTCTTATGGCGTGGTCAAATTGGCCTACAATGAAAATGACAACACCTACTAT GCGATGAAGGTGCTGTCTAAAAAGAAGCTGATCCGACAGGCCGGCTTTCCAC GTCGCCCCCCACCCCGAGGCACCCGGCCAGCCCCTGGGGGCTGCATCCAGCCCAGGGGCCCCATTGAGCAGGTGTACCAGGAAATCGCCATCCTCAAGAAGCTGGACCACCCCAACGTGGTGAAGCtggtggag GTGCTGGACGACCCCAATGAGGACCATCTGTACATGG TGTTTGAACTGGTCAACCAAGG GCCTGTGATGGAAGTGCCCACCCTCAAACCGCTCTCCGAAGACCAGGCCCGTTTCTACTTTCAGGATCTGATCAAAGGCATCGAGTACT TACACTACCAGAAGATCATCCACCGGGACATCAAACCTTCCAACCTCCTGGTCGGAGAGGACGGGCACATTAAGATCGCGGACTTCGGTGTGAGCAATGAGTTCAAGGGCAGCGACGCCCTCCTCTCTAACACCGTGGGCACGCCTGCCTTCATGGCGCCCGAGTCACTCTCGGAGACCCGCAAGATCTTCTCGGGGAAG GCCTTGGATGTTTGGGCCATGGGCGTGACACTGTACTGCTTTGTCTTTGGCCAG TGCCCGTTCATGGATGAGCGCATCATGTGTTTGCACAGTAAGATCAAGAGTCAGGCGCTGGAATTCCCAGACCA gcccgaCATAGCTGAGGACTTGAAGGACCTGATCACCCGTATGTTGGACAAGAACCCCGAGTCAAGGATCGTGGTGCCAGAAATCAAG CTGCACCCCTGGGTCACGAGGCACGGGGCGGAGCCGTTGCCATCGGAGGACGAGAACTGCACCCTGGTCGAGGTGACCGAAGAGGAGGTCGAGAACTCGGTCAAACACATTCCCAGCCTGGCGACCGTG ATCCTGGTGAAGACCATGATACGCAAGCGCTCCTTCGGGAACCCATTCGAAGGCAGCCGGCGAGAGGAGCGCTCGCTGTCAGCGCCTGGAAACCTGCTCAC CAAAAAACCAACCAGGGAGTGTGAGCCCCTGTCTGAGCCCAAG
- the CAMKK2 gene encoding calcium/calmodulin-dependent protein kinase kinase 2 isoform X1, translating to MSSCVSSQPSSDRATPQDELGGRGGSSEGQKPCEALQGLSSLSIRLGMESFIVVTECEPGCAVDLSLARDRPLEADGPQVSLDASRSQARPHLCGRKLSLQERSQGRLAAGGSVDMNGRCIHPSLPYSPVGSPQSSPRLPRRPTVESHHVSITGMQDCVQLNQYTLKDEIGKGSYGVVKLAYNENDNTYYAMKVLSKKKLIRQAGFPRRPPPRGTRPAPGGCIQPRGPIEQVYQEIAILKKLDHPNVVKLVEVLDDPNEDHLYMVFELVNQGPVMEVPTLKPLSEDQARFYFQDLIKGIEYLHYQKIIHRDIKPSNLLVGEDGHIKIADFGVSNEFKGSDALLSNTVGTPAFMAPESLSETRKIFSGKALDVWAMGVTLYCFVFGQCPFMDERIMCLHSKIKSQALEFPDQPDIAEDLKDLITRMLDKNPESRIVVPEIKLHPWVTRHGAEPLPSEDENCTLVEVTEEEVENSVKHIPSLATVILVKTMIRKRSFGNPFEGSRREERSLSAPGNLLTKKPTRECEPLSEPKQEARQRRQPSGHRPAPRGGGGSALLKGSPRMESWGAPAPSSPAGMHPPRPEEEAMEPE from the exons ATGTCATCATGTGTCTCTAGCCAGCCCAGCAGCGACCGGGCCACTCCCCAGGATgagctggggggcaggggcggCAGCAGCGAAGGCCAGAAGCCCTGTGAGGCCTTGCAGGGCCTCTCATCCCTGAGCATCCGCCTGGGCATGGAGTCCTTCATCGTGGTCACCGAGTGTGAGCCGGGCTGTGCTGTGGACCTCAGCCTGGCCCGGGACCGGCCCCTGGAGGCTGATGGCCCACAGGTCTCCCTCGATGCCTCCAGGTCCCAGGCCCGGCCCCACCTCTGCGGTCGCAAGCTCTCCCTGCAGGAGCGGTCCCAGGGCAGGCTGGCGGCCGGCGGCAGCGTGGATATGAATGGACGCTGCATCCACCCGTCCCTGCCCTACTCACCCGTGGGCTCCCCACAGTCCTCGCCGCGGCTGCCCCGGCGGCCCACGGTGGAGTCTCACCACGTCTCCATCACGGGTATGCAG GACTGTGTGCAGCTGAATCAGTATACACTGAAGGATGAAATTGGAAAG GGCTCTTATGGCGTGGTCAAATTGGCCTACAATGAAAATGACAACACCTACTAT GCGATGAAGGTGCTGTCTAAAAAGAAGCTGATCCGACAGGCCGGCTTTCCAC GTCGCCCCCCACCCCGAGGCACCCGGCCAGCCCCTGGGGGCTGCATCCAGCCCAGGGGCCCCATTGAGCAGGTGTACCAGGAAATCGCCATCCTCAAGAAGCTGGACCACCCCAACGTGGTGAAGCtggtggag GTGCTGGACGACCCCAATGAGGACCATCTGTACATGG TGTTTGAACTGGTCAACCAAGG GCCTGTGATGGAAGTGCCCACCCTCAAACCGCTCTCCGAAGACCAGGCCCGTTTCTACTTTCAGGATCTGATCAAAGGCATCGAGTACT TACACTACCAGAAGATCATCCACCGGGACATCAAACCTTCCAACCTCCTGGTCGGAGAGGACGGGCACATTAAGATCGCGGACTTCGGTGTGAGCAATGAGTTCAAGGGCAGCGACGCCCTCCTCTCTAACACCGTGGGCACGCCTGCCTTCATGGCGCCCGAGTCACTCTCGGAGACCCGCAAGATCTTCTCGGGGAAG GCCTTGGATGTTTGGGCCATGGGCGTGACACTGTACTGCTTTGTCTTTGGCCAG TGCCCGTTCATGGATGAGCGCATCATGTGTTTGCACAGTAAGATCAAGAGTCAGGCGCTGGAATTCCCAGACCA gcccgaCATAGCTGAGGACTTGAAGGACCTGATCACCCGTATGTTGGACAAGAACCCCGAGTCAAGGATCGTGGTGCCAGAAATCAAG CTGCACCCCTGGGTCACGAGGCACGGGGCGGAGCCGTTGCCATCGGAGGACGAGAACTGCACCCTGGTCGAGGTGACCGAAGAGGAGGTCGAGAACTCGGTCAAACACATTCCCAGCCTGGCGACCGTG ATCCTGGTGAAGACCATGATACGCAAGCGCTCCTTCGGGAACCCATTCGAAGGCAGCCGGCGAGAGGAGCGCTCGCTGTCAGCGCCTGGAAACCTGCTCAC CAAAAAACCAACCAGGGAGTGTGAGCCCCTGTCTGAGCCCAAG